The genomic stretch aggtttcaaagtgggaatgtagagtatagaaatcgtgaatggagacttatgattgtgtgaatgtagagttgcctagaaatgtgggaatgtaaaggtttcaaagtgggaatgtagagtatagaaatcgtgaatggagacttatgattgtgtgaatgtagagttgcctagaaatgtgggaatgtaaaggtttcaaagtgggaatgtagagtatagaaatcgtgaatggagacttatgattgtgtgaatgtagagttgcctagaaatgtgggaatgtaaaggtttcaaagtgggaatgtagagtatagaaatcgtgaatggagacttatgattgtgtgaatgtagagttgcctagaaatgtgggaatgtaaaggtttcaaagtgggaatgtagagtatagaaatcgtgaatggagacttatgattgtgtgaatgtagagttgcctagaaatgtgggaatgtaaaggtttcaaagtgggaatgtagagtatagaaatcgtgaatggagacttatgattgtgtgaatgtagagttgcctagaaatgtgggaatgtaaaggtttcaaagtgggaatgtagagtatagaaatcgtgaatggagacttatgattgtgtgaatgtagagttgcctagaaatgtgggaatgtaaaggtttcaaagtgggaatgtagagtatagaaatcgtgaatggagacttatgattgtgtgaatgtagagttgcctagaaatgtgggaatgtaaaggtttcaaagtgggaatgtagagtatagaaatcgtgaatggagacttatgattgtgtgaatgtagagttgcctagaaatgtgggaatgtaaaggtttcaaagtgggaatgtagagtatagaaatcgtgaatggagacttatgattgtgtgaatgtagagttgcctagaaatgtgggaatgtaaaggtttcaaagtgggaatgtagagtatagaaatcgtgaatggagacttatgattgtgtgaatgtagagttgcctagaaatgtgggaatgtaaaggtttcaaagtgggaatgtagagtatagaaatcgtgaatggagacttatgattgtgtgaatgtagagttgcctagaaatgtgggaatgtaaaggtttcaaagtgggaatgtagagtatagaaatcgtgaatggagacttatgattgtgtgaatgtagagttgcctagaaatgtgggaatgtaaaggtttcaaagtgggaatgtagagtatagaaatcgtgaatggagacttatgattgtgtgaatgtagagttgcctagaaatgtgggaatgtaaaggtttcaaagtgggaatgtagagtatagaaatcgtgaatggagacttatgattgtgtgaatgtagagttgcctagaaatgtgtgaatgtaaaggtttcaaagtgtgaatgtagagtatagaaatcgtgaatgtagagttatgcatgtgtgaatctgtaatagagttaagaagttctagcaacttgtagccttgtaatgtgtgaatgtggagttcttaagttgtgaatgtagaatacaggacctgtgaatatagagttttgaatgtgtgaatgcataacagtggtaatatagttactaaacatataatcctgtaatatgtgaatgtagagtttacaaagtgtgaatgtacagtatagtgtatgtgaatgtagagtatagtgtatgtgaatgtagacccaagtccaccttgcaaggtggacctgggttcaCGGCATAACAATCCCCAAATTATTGTGTTGTGTTGAAcatgaatgcaatatatatttttaatatactaatatcatattatttgtgtactgaatatacattatttaataatatataaaaaattatatactttcaaataatgtaattttaatatattaaaaatgtactttttattttatggtGTGAACCTTGGACTCaatgtaatattgtaataatGATTGTTGTGTCATTGTCCACTACTCCACTTGTCCACCGattcatcattttctttttctctctttttttcatTGGAAAATGCTCTTTATTTTCTTAGAAAATAATCTTTGCAGTTTGCATGCCCGTTAATATTCAATTCActtgcaataatatatataattcaattcgCGTACGGTGGGGTGTTTTTTGTGCGATCGTGCGGTGATTTTAGGtgcataattttctttttaaagtgtATGACTTTCTTTCTTAAAGTACGTTAGtgttaaagtttaaggtgcctGATTTGAATCTAATACTTAAAATGCATGATACTACTTCGAATTGAAattctcaataattttattcctctaaaccaaacactaaaatttaaactctcactttatttttttctcataaaattataattatttttttacataattcTTTCCCTCCAACAAAAAACTCAGTGGAAACTTTGGAACACATTAATTGCGGCGCCTTTAACGATGAAGTGCTGTAGGTGATGAGTGATTATTGCTGCATTCACGGCCCTTTGGGAACCCAAAATTCGAACATATTTTTCTCATATCTTCATTTGCTTCTTCTTGAAGTGACTGTGAGGGTTCCACGCCTTGGACccaaataataattgttgtacTACTGTATTCAGATCTAACTAGACTCACTCATAGGTAATACATAGGTCACGGGTGTAATGGAGACAAGAGACCAGACAAATTCGAATTgtgaaatttcaaattaatttattaaaaaaaaaaaaaaaaactactaatttTTATAccttattatatgtattaatttgACTCTCTTGATAGTGGACTCATTGAATTAGAACAATTGTCAAAcctaacctttttttttcttttgaaaatttgtcaaaatctAACCTAAATAATTTGACTCTCTTATACCAACAATAAATTAGCTCTTCTCCTGTCTGCTGCCATGCAATTGTCTCTATCAAGGATACTTATGGTTTTGCTTAGACCACCGGAAATTTGGGTGGTGAAACGACAACTATAATGAAACATGTATGTGCAATGAAACCATAATTATAAACACTCATTTTAAATGTACTTGAAAGTCAGTAAGTTAAGACACATTATGCATTTCACATCATTCATCTGTCAAGATTTGTAGGTTAGTTAAAGCCCATCTCACATTTTAGCTCCTTCACCCGTCTTCAAGGTAGAGCGATGAGGGGCATTTAAAGTTTTAtattcaaacatatatataaacactttttttttggattagaCCGCGAAGTATTCTGAGTATGTTCTAACTGTAGGAATCACCTTTAAACCTGTACTATACTCTCCCCGTTCACACTGAGCCGACCCAATTAAGGGTGGTTTTTCCATATTAGAGGGAATTCGAAACATATAAACACTCTTTTAAGTCTAAATTACATGGATCTTAATATACTATGATTAAGGCAAAGGTTCCCATTGCTTGGTTCTACAAACATTAATTACACACACTAATAAAACTGCGTTTCTTGAGATTCAACCGTGTAGTTCGGCAAATCGGTTAATCAAAGCCAAGGCGTTGCTAGTGAGATGCGCAACCCTCACGATCTTTCCCCTCACGGCGGTCTTAACACCGCGCCGGGTAACTTTTCCGGCGAACCCGTCGGTGCAGGTATCATCGTCCGTCAGGGCGGCGCTAACCCAAGTCTGTATGTCATTCATCTTCATCTCGAAATCCCGGCCCCGGAGCTGCTTCATCTCGCCCAGCGACTCCCTCAGCTCGTCCACCGAGTCGCTCAGCTCCTCCACGCAGTCGCGCATGGCGCCGATCTCCCGGCGCGTCAAGCCGTGGCTCCTCGCCAGCCGTCCCATCGCGCCGACAGTCGACTGCGCCGTCTGGAGCGTCACGGTGAGCGCCGTGTGCGCCAGGAGCTGCGGGTCGGCTCGGATGAGCCGCGCGTGGCTCGACAGGGAGTTGAAGCACAGCCGCGGGTACGTGGTTGTCTCGCAGGATGTTCTGATGAACTCCGTGTTCTTCGCTCCAGCCGCCATTGCCGAAAGCTTGGAAATGGAAGAAGACAAGACAAGTGAAACGGtgagaaagagaagaaaatggtTATGGAAAAGTCTCGACATTTtttgctctctctctctgaacTCGAAGAAGTTGTAGTGTTGAGGTTGAATCTTACGTTAGGTTCTCAGAATTTATAGAAACTAAAAATTTGGGGcatcattaattaaagaaatcAGCGCAAAACACGAGATTTGAATCTAATTCAACCAGATTAGTAGTGGGCAATTGAAAATGGGTGGAAGAAGCGGTTGCACGTAGTTATCAACGGTCATAATCTGAGGAAAGGGGCAAGCAAACATGGCAATAtgggaagaaattaaaaatgtgtcttttttttttgagctttGATTGAAGTGAAAGTGCAATCCCTATCTAAATGTACACGGAAAGTAAAGCCcgtcttataattttaattcgcCAATAATCATAAAAAGGTAAATAAGTAAATTCATAACTGATCAATTTAATTAAGAAGGTCCATAAACAAAAAGTTGAAACTTTAAACattataattaatcattaaagTAATTGTTGATGAATTTAGTTAAAGTTTTTCTAATGCTATATCCTTATTCTTGTAAATTTATCTCATTTCCAAAAACGAGTTCTATTTCTAGTTATATCATCAAATTTGCAATTCTCTCAAGCTTTTTTCTATATCTCTACAATTCCAACTCACATTCAAAAGTAAGATCAATTTTCAAATCTCTATAATAAAAATCACTttttaacaacaacaataataatttttaaaaacaaacaaaataaaagtacaaaagcgaaaaaacatattaaattaGCAAGCTTGCAAgctaaattacaaaaaaaaaaaaaaaaaaaaaaaaaaaaaaaaaaaaaNNNNNNNNNNNNNNNNNNNNNNNNNNNNNNNNNNNNNNNNNNNNNNNNNNNNNNNNNNNNNNNNNNNNNNNNNNNNNNNNNNNNNNNNNNNNNNNNNNNNNNNNNNNNNNNNNNNNNNNNNNNNNNNNNNNNNNNNNNNNNNNNNNNNNNNNNNNNNNNNNNNNNNNNNNNNNNNNNNNNNNNNNNNNNNNNNNNNNNNNNNNNNNNNNNNNNNNNNNNNNNNNNNNNNNNNNNNNNNNNNNNNNNNNNNNNNNNNNNNNNNNNNNNNNNNNNNNNNNNNNNNNNNNNNNNNNNNNNNNNNNNNNNNNNNNNNNNNNNNNNNNNNNNNNNNNNNNNNNNNNNNNNNNNNNNNNNNNNNNNNNNNNNNNNNNNNNNNNNNNNNNNNNNNNNNNNNNNNNNNNNNNNNNNNNNNNNNNNNNNNNNNNNNNNNNNNNNNNNNNNNNNNNNNNNNNNNNNNNNNNNNNNNNNNNNNNNNNNNNNNNNNNNNNNNNNNNNNNNNNNNNNNNNNNNNNNNNNNNNNNNNNNNNNNNNNNNNNNNNNNNNNNNNNNNNNNNNNNNNNNNNNNNNNNNNNNNNNNNNNNNNNNNNNNNNNNNNNNNNNNNNNNNNNNNNNNNNNNNNNNNNNNNNNNNNNNNNNNNNNNNNNNNNNNNNNNNNNNNNNNNNNNNNNNNNNNNNNNNNNNNNNNNNNNNNNNNNNNNNNNNNNNNNNNNNNNNNNNNNNNNNNNNNNNNNNNNNNNNNNNNNNNNNNNNNNNNNNNNNNNNNNNNNNNNNNNNNNNNNNNNNNNNNNNNNNNNNNNNNNNNNNNNNNNNNNNNNNNNNNNNNNNNNNNNNNNNNNNNNNNNNNNNNNNNNNNaaaaaaaaaaaaaaaaaaaaaaaaaaagaagtaaaaattaaaagaaattatccTGCAAGTCATATTCTTTTTGGGATTTGCCAAAGCTAGAGTTGAACTACCTGTATACCTAGGAGAATGTAACGCCTTTAATTAAGGATAATTATATCCCTTAATGTATGGATAAACAGTCAATATGTTTTCAACAGGTTGTTGGAAGAATCTGATGTATGAAAAGATATTAAAGCAAACCATACTGCGTGCAGTGCCCTTAGCTTGTTGATACTCTTTGGATTAATTATTGGATTTTGATAAGACGTACTTAATTTATGGATTGTCGTATCTTCATGCTTAGCTTTATCCGAGATTTGAGAGATTTCTGCCCCCTCATACTTTCTAATGGGGCAATACCGCAATAgctaatttgttatttataaccGTTTACGTTTTCATTCGAAGGTCTCTATCAATGAGTATTTCTTAACGATTTCAAGTTTTTTAGAGTGTTTTGTATAGTAATACCCATGATAGAATAACTTCATAGTACCCGGTAGGTAAGATATTCAAACATGCACAATATGACCCGCCACAACAATAGTTAGGCTATAACTTACCTAAGTAAGAAGTGTTATGAAGTTCTACTTTAATTAAACTCAATCAGTGAAAATTTTTTAACAGTCgtaatttttctaaaatgttTGTACAATTTTGTCCATAACgaaacaaatttataataccTTTTGGTAGGATTCGAACCAACACACTATGGTGAGTTGTAGCCATAGGTAGTTTAATTTATAGCTTAGCTCGGTAAGAAATGCtacggaattttttttaattaaactcaATCAATGAAAATATCTTGACACTCTCAAAATTTGTAAAGTATTTATACCCTTTGCTCACGATAAAACAAATTCAAACTACCTTTTCCGTATGATTATATTTGAGCCAACACATTATGGTTGTCGCCGTAGCTAATTTATAGCTCAACTTGGCAAAATGTGATACGAATcgagttttattttaattaaattgaagtagtaaaactaatttttttaatctaaaatctAATGATGTTTACGTGACCGACCTCCGCAGAATTATATAAGATATGTTTATTAACGTGAGACCATGTACAATAATAGCAATAGGAGGTGGCATGGAGAGCAATTTGAGCTGAATTTGTAGCCATGTGATGAGAGGCGCCACCAAAAAGATCTTCTAAGCATATTAGATCTTTCAAAAGGACACCCAAAGGCCCGcaactattaatataatatttataatatcaaattgttgttctacttttttttttaaagtactactcattttattaaaatgtaaGAACGGTTGACCTCTCACTTGAGAGAATCACATAAGTGTTATTGAACTATAAGTTACTTAGCAAAATGAGTGATGtcaacttattttttcaaactcgGTTCGCCTATTAAGCAAATAAACAAGCTAAATAGGCGTCTTACTCGTTAATTCACTATATGACTATACCaacaacatatttaaaatttttatatttcaattttctagTAGCAACACATATAAgaatttattttgaaacatCGAAGCAATGATTCAATTTAATGAAGTAATCAAGCAACAACAACATGGCCAATCGACCAACAATACACGAACAATATAAGAATTTATATGCCCAACTCTATACAAAAACGGGTTAAACAAGGTCAATCATGCGAGTTGGATCTGTTTTGACAACTTTGTATAATAATTGACATTGTTAATATTGAAATATTGCATGGCTCAAGTAGAAAATAAGATGTTTAAGTTGCGTAAGTATGAGGTTGGCTGCCATGTGAAGATACTCGTGacgtgtatatgtgtgtgtaaatagtattatattttaaatggtaagaaatatttgtcattattatttaaaaatgtatactGGATAATATAAATAGGATTATATTCTTGATATGAAAGAagtaagaaaacaaaaaggCCTGATTTAGTGTAAATGTTTCTTGGAATTATTGATATGGTCAAAAATAGTAGGGACTCTTAGTTGAAAAGGATTGAATAAGAAGTGTCAATATGGTCGTATTATTGAGCCATATTATTTCGTCTGCTTCACTGAACTAGATATGGTCTAAATCCCCCTTCGtgtcaatttacattttattatttgtttatcgtactcaatattattatatgaagaaaaaaaaacgaaaaatatatagatatttttggtccaatatttaaacaaaaaaatcttatttaGTGAGTCATGTAAAAATGAATGGTAGAGGTGGAAGCTAGAGGTTGCTTTATCCATCATTTTCcaacatttttcatattttaattgttttggatccaaattaaagaaaatccCTACATAAGATTTTTGTtaagttttaataaatttgGTGGGAGTTTGTCGAATATCTGCTTCTTACTTCTCAATCAAGATTTTCTAGAGAAGTCGTTATGTAGTTATTGATTGAATTCTCATCCACAAAGATAGTATTAGTGCTTATATATTGAATGATTAcaaataataattcattttacATAAGATCGAATTAAATGATTTACAAGTTGAGACTAGCTTGAGAGTGATTGAATACCAGATACGTTAGGTAAATTAAAGTAATGAAGCGAATAAAGTGACATGTGTGGCTGCTACATGGAAGTTTTAGTTGTTGGATAAAATGCAAAGGTGAAGGgctttaatttattactctTAAATTACTCAATTGGACAAAGAAACATTGATCATAGTAGCACGTAGACTATAGTCTTTTTTTATCAAGTAGTGGTGCAGATATTTAAATCCATGACGACCTTTTGTTTGGGTTGGGTTAACTCTGATATCAAAATGAAGCATATgttccatctcaattaaaatgttaattgatagttggattgcaaatttatgtttatatatattatatatgttgaatgcatgcatgcaaaatAATAGTAATTTGTGCCGTGCTGCCTAAAGCCTATGTTTGTCAGGTAATTTTACAACTTGTTACATGCATTGTCCAAATGATCTCAAACCACATGTTTTGTCCCATGAAACATGTGGTGGCCTTATTCCTTTCAAAATTGTAAGGCATCCGAGATTTCTGTGTTTTATGTGGAGGACGAAACTTAACGTTATAATGAGGGCTAAAACACAAGTTAATTATAATTCATCATCTTCACCACAACTTATTCTCCTTTTCTCATCATCTCTTAGTCtgagcattatatatatataacttacaGGTTTCATTCTGATCTATAGTTACAGGTGCACATATTATAGTCGCATGTGTTAATCTTGGAAAGTGACACCGATTTATGTGATGGGGCCAATTGATTCCACTGGCCGTATGAACAGGATTTATACAAGTAATAATGAgaaatttaatacaaaaacaTATGAATAGTAACAGGATTTATAATGATACACACTATTATCTTTCTTCTAGCATAATGTTCGATAGCAATTCATGACACCTTAGATTGAATTTACTTAATTTCTTTAGGTGCAAAAGGCAAAACTCATCACGTACCCCTGGACTCTACATGGATTACGGAAGAATTAAATCATGGTAACTTTAAGGACAACCACAATAGTGGTTTTTGAGTTTGAGTAGGTTTTTGAGGCGATAATgcttatgtggaggagagaTGGAGataagagagaagaaaaatgggCCTTTGCAGGAGGTGTATGTCGTGTTTGGACAGAACATGTGAGGCTTACATGGAGAAAAAGCCTGAGCCTTGTTCGCGCGATTAGAGGgcctaaaatatatatgttttttttttcaaacttgtttttttccccttttctttttctggcATTTCCCTTCTCTCCTACATGGCAACCTaaaaaccaacaacaacaaaaaaaaacaccagAGAGATGCTCCAAGGCTCTTTAGGTGATGGAAGCATAAGTGTATGGTGTCCACACGTATATATACTACAGTTATCTGGACTTGATCATTTGTCATCATTAGGTGTAATTTTTCCCTTGAAAACCAACTGATGAGCTACAAACTTGAAAATTCAGAAGAATTTAAACTTCCATAGCTAATAAATGTTCACATTGTAAAAATCAAACCGAGAAAGCCTATTACATACTACTACGTATATATTAAtcaatacatatttttttaaaaataatcaatacataTTTAAAACACTACATCGTCTTCCCCAATTCGGGCCGGGCATTTGGTAAACAAACTGATCCATATACACACAAGCATATATCATTCCTAATTATATCCTTAATCACATACAAGCTAGAGCTAATGATTTTCTAATGACATATTAAACATACActataatatacggagtaatatgaTGTTTGTTCAAcctaattaatactccgtaattaattaattgtggaGAGCTGCGAAGCTGTTGACCAAAGCCAAGGCGTTGCTAGTCATATGCGCCACCTTCACAATCTTTTCCCCGACAACCGTCTTCACCTCGCCGTTCATCGCTTTTCCGGCGAATCCGTCGGTGCACGTGTTCTCGTCCGTCAAGGCGGCGCTCACCCACGTCTGTATGTCGCTGATTTTCATCCCGAAATCCGGACCCTTCATCTGCTTCATTTCTCCCAGGGACCGTTTGATTTCGCCCACGGAGTCGCCGAGCTCTTCCACGCAGTCTTGCATGGCGCCGATCTCCCTCGGCGTCAAGCCGCGCCGGCCGGCGATCTTAGCCATCTCCGCCGACGTCGATTGCGCGCTCTCGAGCGCCACGTCGAGCGCCGTGTGGGCTAGAAGCTCCGGGTCGGCTCCGATGGCGCTTGCATGGATTGACAGAGAGGAGAAACATAAATCTGGGTACGTTGTTGCCTTGCAACTTGTTTTGATGAACTCCGTGTTTGTCGTCGTTCCGGCTACGGCCCTTGCCGCCGTCGTCGGAAGTACGCCGGAGGTTAAGACGAGTGGAACGAGAAAAAGGACAAGAATTTGTCCACTCGAAACCCCtttcatctctctctctatgtCTATGAATTGAAGAAACTAAGGGAAAGGCTCTCAATTTATAGGAAAATAAGGAGGTTTCGCACAGACAACTGAGTTAATTGATTCTTAGATGATAGATTATAGATAAGAATACATGTCTTGAttaggttaattaattaatttaatttggtgctTGTACGGACAACTCGGTTAGTTCATGTGTAATAGAGTATGACAATAATACAGGATCAAGCTGAATAGTCGTAATGTTAGAGTTGCATTTAATGTGGTGGCTTTTTGTAGACACCAGGTCTTCCTACCTAATGGGTTATTGAGTTACTATAATTTATTCCTAAACTATTCTAGTAGGTAGGGAGGAAATTATCTGTATAGACAATTCGATTGATCagtaaaatttgagaataaAATTCAGATACTCTTTCGAGCCAAAGTATGACTGCATGAGGGCTTTTGGGATTGGATCAACCTTTAGAAATTTCACCTTGGGAAAGgttaattaatttggttataATAACAGTTAAAACCAAAGCACTTGCGGACGTAATACTTTAATTAATGGAGTCTAATCCGgtacttatttatattttattaaggtTACGATGAATGTGGGCAATTATCATGCTATTATGCATGCATGAAAACGATTGAATTGACACACGTCAACTCAAGTGCCtaggtatatatgtataaagttGGCATTGTAAAGAACATATAATAAATCCATACCTTTTATCAGTTTTATGGTTTTAACGAAATCGACAATAATTGATGGATAATTTCTAGTTACAACCAACTCTAAAATTGATGACGCACAAACATCTTGGAAAtattttactccgtattattccttaaaaacactaaattaaatgaaaaaataacactatttttttttttcaagcaaTCGAGCGTATACATATATGGAGTAGTTTAAAATAGAAAGAGAGAATATTAGTTGA from Ipomoea triloba cultivar NCNSP0323 chromosome 12, ASM357664v1 encodes the following:
- the LOC115998344 gene encoding 21 kDa protein-like, giving the protein MKGVSSGQILVLFLVPLVLTSGVLPTTAARAVAGTTTNTEFIKTSCKATTYPDLCFSSLSIHASAIGADPELLAHTALDVALESAQSTSAEMAKIAGRRGLTPREIGAMQDCVEELGDSVGEIKRSLGEMKQMKGPDFGMKISDIQTWVSAALTDENTCTDGFAGKAMNGEVKTVVGEKIVKVAHMTSNALALVNSFAALHN
- the LOC115999124 gene encoding 21 kDa protein-like, producing MSRLFHNHFLLFLTVSLVLSSSISKLSAMAAGAKNTEFIRTSCETTTYPRLCFNSLSSHARLIRADPQLLAHTALTVTLQTAQSTVGAMGRLARSHGLTRREIGAMRDCVEELSDSVDELRESLGEMKQLRGRDFEMKMNDIQTWVSAALTDDDTCTDGFAGKVTRRGVKTAVRGKIVRVAHLTSNALALINRFAELHG